Genomic segment of Oscillospiraceae bacterium:
ACACACAGGAGAACGAACACAAACACATACGCAATCGCTCCGTCTTTAGTCTTTCCGACCTGCACGCGAACCAACCTGGGCGCGGTGTCCACTATGCGGATTTTCGCAGCAGCTATCAGATAACGATATGCAATTACAATGTTTTCAACTGGGACAATGAACTTGTGGAGGAATTCACCTATCGCAATGCGAACGGCAGACAGCTGTCCGACATCACGACCGCGATTTTCATTGATCTGACGCAGGTAGAGGAGATCGTGAGAAAACCCGTTGCTGAGATGACTGCTATCGAGCAGTGGGTGGTGTTCCTCGCGAAGGCAAACGACCCTAGATGCCGGGATGCACTCAATGAGATCTTGAAACGAAAAGAGGGGATTTCCGTGGCGTATGAAATGTTGACATCAATCAGCACCGACGCGAACGAGCGCGCCCGTTTCCACTCGCGGCGCATGTGGCAGATGGACAGAGACCACGAACTCGCGTCCGTGGTACACGATACAAACGCCAAGTGGGAGAAAGTCGTCGCCGACAAGGACAAATCGCTTGCTGACAAGGACGAAATGCTCGCCGACAAGGACAAATCGCTTGCCGACAAGGACAAAATGCTTGCCGACGCGCAGGCGCTCATCGCAGAATTGCGCGCAAAACTTGGTGAGCGGTGAATAACAAAAAATAGTAGGTAGCTGTGGGCGTAGTATAATAGCACTGTCGTGACGCTGTGTTTATCCGGTTGCGGCTCTTCTTTTTTTTAAGAGGTTGCAGATGGTGCTTTTGCCCACCTTCGCGACACGCCGTTTCAAAAGCGCAGACGCCTTTACAGAACTGACCTCCAGTGAAACCTTCACTATCTCTTCGGTAAGCCGTGTGCTGCGCTTGGCCTTATGGGGCAGACAATCAAACGTCTCGGCGAAGGTCTTGTGCCCGCATCTTTCGTTGGGGCAAAACATCTTTCTATTGAAAAGCACGACTTCTGTCTTCTTGCCCTGGATGGGCAGATCCCGGAACCGTCTCTCGTAGCGGCTGTGCGTCTTATCTGAGGTGCTACCGCAGTATGGGCATACAGCCTCCTGTCGTGCAGATGCCACGTAGATGTAGAGTATGTCGTCGATGATCTCATGGTGCTCATATGCCAGGTTCTCGTCAAGCAGTTTGACCAGCTCGTCCATTTTCGCCTACCCCGCTTCCTGCCTGCCTCCAGGCTGTCTCTATTCTACCGGAATTTCGCTGGAATATCAACTAACTTTGGAAAGAATCTTGAAAAGTGGCTCAATTTAAGTGGCCGTTTTTGGTTCAAAACTATTGACCGGTCACAGGCGGTCCCCGCAGCTCTGGAGCTGGCGGAGACTGTAGTACCCGCGTGAAAATCCCAGTACTATCCGCGGACAACCCGTCATAGGATGTGGCAGGACCGGGATAAGGCCCGCGGGACTGTGGGCGGTCCTGGGCGAAGAAGGAGGGAAAGATCACGACATCCTATGAATCCGCCGTCGGACTGCTGCCATCGCCGCTGCGGGGGCTGCTGCGCACACTCCCCAAAGAGTCATGGACCCAAGCCGAGGAAATCCGTCTGCGGGCTGGACAGCCGCTCACCGTGACGCTGCCGGACGGCGAACGCTCCCTGCCGCCGGGCGGTTTTTATCTCGTCAAACCGCGCGACCTCGAAGCCGTGCTCGAAACGGCGACACAGGGCTCCACCCATACGGCGCTTTTGTCCCTGGGGACGGGTTTCGTGACGACGCCGGGCGGGCACCGCCTGGGGGTGTGCGGCGCCGTGATCCAGCGGGAAAACGGCGCGTTGGGGCTGCGCTGCGTCTCCTCGGTCTGCCTGCGTGTCGCGCGGGCCGTGCCCGGCGCGGCCGATGGACTGCCGCTGCAGCTTTTGCACGGGGACCGCTTCTTCCATACGTTGATCCTCTCGCCGCCGGGGTTCGGAAAAACGACGCTGCTGCGCGATCTGACCCGGCAGATTGCCAACGGAGGCGCGCACGGCGCGCCGCGCCGGGTGGCGCTTGTGGATGAGCGCGGCGAAGTGGCCGCTTGTTACCGGGGCCAGCCGCAGCTCGACGTGGGCGCGCACACGGACGTGCTCGACGGATGCCCCAAGGCGCGGGGCATCATGTGGCTGCTGCGCGCCATGGCCCCCCAGGTGCTGATGGTGGATGAAATCACCTCGCCCGAGGACATGGACGCGATGGCGGCCGCCCAGGGCTGCGGGGTGACGCTGTTCGCCACCCTTCACGCCGACGGCCTGCGCGACCTCGCGGCGCGCCCTGCCCGCCGCGCGCTGGCCGGCCTGTTTCAGCGGGTGGTCGTCATCCACCGGGCCGACGGGCACCGCCGCTGGGAGATCCACCCCTTCCCGGATACGCCGGAGACGCCGCCCGACGGGGAAAGGAGGGCGCCGTGATGCGCTGGATTGGCGCTATCCTCGTGGCCGGCGGCGCGTCGGCCATCTCCCTCGCGGCCGTGCAGAACCTCGGCGCCCGCGTGCGGCTGCTCGCCGCCCTGACGGACGCGCTGGAACTCATGCGCGCGGAGCTGCAGTTCAACCTGACGCCACTGCCCGCGCTGATGGAAGTGCTGGCCGACAGGGCGCCCACGCCCGCGCGCGCCTTCTTCGCCCGCTGCGCGCGCCTCATGACCCTGCTTGGGGAACACAGTTTCCAGGCGCTGTGGAACAAAGCCCTCACGGAGACGGAGGGGGCCTGGCTGCCGCCGGAACGAGAGCTTATGGCTACACTGGGCGGCTTGCTTGGGCGCTACGACGCGGAGGCGCAGGGCCGGGCCGTCTCTTACGTCCGGGAACGGATGGAGGCGCTTCGGCGCTGCGCGGAGGAAAAACGGATCCGCCAGAGCCGCGTCTACGGCGCCCTGGGCCTCGCCTCGGGCCTCGCCGTCGTCATCATCTTGCTGTGAACCGGACCCGAAAGGAGAGGCGGCCATGCAGGTGGATCTGATCTTCAAAATTGCGGCCATCGGGATCATCGTCGCGGTGCTAAACCAATTGCTGATCAAGTCGGACCGCGCCGAGCAGGCGATGATGACCACGCTGGCGGGCCTCATTGTCGTCCTCATGCTCCTGCTGCGGGAGATCAACAACCTGTTTACGCTCGTGAAGTCGCTCTTCGGGTTTTAGAACGGTGACAGGACTGTGGAAGATAGCCGTCATCGCGGTGCTGGGCGCGCTGGCCGCGCTGGCGGTTCGAAAGAGTGTCCCCGAACTGGCGCTCACGCTGACGCTGACCGTGAGCGCCGTCATCCTGACACTGGCGGCGACGGCGCTCACGGAAGTCATGGCGTTTCTGCGCCGGATGGCGGACATGGCGGGGCTCTCGTCGGAGCTGTTTTTACCGGTGATCAAGACGGTGGGGATCGCCCTCGTCGCCAAACTGGCCGCCGATGTCTGCCGGGACGCCGGGCAGAGCGCCGTCGCCTCCGCCACAGAGACCGCCGGCGTCCTCGTGGCCCTGTACCTGACGCTGCCCCTGTTGTCAAAAGTCGTCGACCTGGTCACATCATTGATATGATGGCTCAAGTGTCAAAAGCCTCGCCCGCCGCTGGCCGGCGATTTATTCCGCCATATTTCACAAAAAGCCTCGCGAATACCTCCAGTATTCACTGCGTTTTTTGTTGCATCTGCCGAAAAAATCGGCTCGGCCTTCGGCAGACGCACTTCTAACACTTGAACCATATGATAAAGAGGAATCTCCATGAGACGCATGAAACACGCGAAACACACGCGGCCAATCGCCTGCCTGTCCGTCTGCCTCTGTGCGGCGGCCACGTTTGCACCCGCGGCCGCCGCGGCGGGGGATATCAGCAGTCCACCAACCGTCAACTGTCAACTGTCAATTGTCAACTATCAAGATGTGTTGGCGGAGGCGCTGGAACTCCCGGATCTGCCGCGGGCGGTGCCGCCGGAGGCCAGGGATTTTGTGGAGGGCCTCTCGCCGGACACGCTGCCGGAGGATCTGGACGGCGCGCTGGAGAGGGCGGCGGACGCCGCCGGGCGCCAGGCCGGCCCCCTGGTGCGGGAGGCGCTGCGCGGATTGTTTGCGGTGCTGGCGATTGTCGTCCTGTGTGCCGTGGCCGCTGCGGTGCAAAAGGGCGCCGGCGGGCCGGATATGGCGCTGCCGGCCGGGATCTTGGCAGTCACGGCCGTCTCGGTCGGGCAGGTAGGACGCCTCATGACCGTGGGCCGCGAGGCGATCCAGAGCCTGGACGTCTTTGCCCGGGTGCTGCTGCCGGCGCTGGCCGCCGCCTCCGCGGCCACGGGCCAAGTGGGCGCGGCGACGGCGCGCCATGTCGCCACAATGCTGTTTTCCGATCTGCTACTGACGCTGATGGCCCACGTGCTGACGCCCCTCGTGTTTGTCTATGTAGCCCTGCTGGCGATCGGCGCGGTCGTCGGGCAGGAAACGCTGACGCGCTTGGCCGGATTTGTCCGATGGACGGTGACGGGGCTGCTCACCCTCTCCCTTACGGCCTTTGTCGCCTATCTCACGGTCGGCGGCGCGCTGGCGGGGGCTGCCGACGCCGCCGCGCTGAAGGGCGCCCGGTTTGCCCTGTCGGGCGCCGT
This window contains:
- a CDS encoding PD-(D/E)XK nuclease family transposase, yielding TQENEHKHIRNRSVFSLSDLHANQPGRGVHYADFRSSYQITICNYNVFNWDNELVEEFTYRNANGRQLSDITTAIFIDLTQVEEIVRKPVAEMTAIEQWVVFLAKANDPRCRDALNEILKRKEGISVAYEMLTSISTDANERARFHSRRMWQMDRDHELASVVHDTNAKWEKVVADKDKSLADKDEMLADKDKSLADKDKMLADAQALIAELRAKLGER
- a CDS encoding transposase family protein, giving the protein MDELVKLLDENLAYEHHEIIDDILYIYVASARQEAVCPYCGSTSDKTHSRYERRFRDLPIQGKKTEVVLFNRKMFCPNERCGHKTFAETFDCLPHKAKRSTRLTEEIVKVSLEVSSVKASALLKRRVAKVGKSTICNLLKKRRAATG
- a CDS encoding stage III sporulation protein AB, whose product is MRGLLRTLPKESWTQAEEIRLRAGQPLTVTLPDGERSLPPGGFYLVKPRDLEAVLETATQGSTHTALLSLGTGFVTTPGGHRLGVCGAVIQRENGALGLRCVSSVCLRVARAVPGAADGLPLQLLHGDRFFHTLILSPPGFGKTTLLRDLTRQIANGGAHGAPRRVALVDERGEVAACYRGQPQLDVGAHTDVLDGCPKARGIMWLLRAMAPQVLMVDEITSPEDMDAMAAAQGCGVTLFATLHADGLRDLAARPARRALAGLFQRVVVIHRADGHRRWEIHPFPDTPETPPDGERRAP
- a CDS encoding stage III sporulation protein AB, encoding MRWIGAILVAGGASAISLAAVQNLGARVRLLAALTDALELMRAELQFNLTPLPALMEVLADRAPTPARAFFARCARLMTLLGEHSFQALWNKALTETEGAWLPPERELMATLGGLLGRYDAEAQGRAVSYVRERMEALRRCAEEKRIRQSRVYGALGLASGLAVVIILL
- the spoIIIAC gene encoding stage III sporulation protein AC yields the protein MQVDLIFKIAAIGIIVAVLNQLLIKSDRAEQAMMTTLAGLIVVLMLLLREINNLFTLVKSLFGF
- a CDS encoding stage III sporulation AC/AD family protein, which gives rise to MTGLWKIAVIAVLGALAALAVRKSVPELALTLTLTVSAVILTLAATALTEVMAFLRRMADMAGLSSELFLPVIKTVGIALVAKLAADVCRDAGQSAVASATETAGVLVALYLTLPLLSKVVDLVTSLI
- a CDS encoding stage III sporulation protein AE; translated protein: MRRMKHAKHTRPIACLSVCLCAAATFAPAAAAAGDISSPPTVNCQLSIVNYQDVLAEALELPDLPRAVPPEARDFVEGLSPDTLPEDLDGALERAADAAGRQAGPLVREALRGLFAVLAIVVLCAVAAAVQKGAGGPDMALPAGILAVTAVSVGQVGRLMTVGREAIQSLDVFARVLLPALAAASAATGQVGAATARHVATMLFSDLLLTLMAHVLTPLVFVYVALLAIGAVVGQETLTRLAGFVRWTVTGLLTLSLTAFVAYLTVGGALAGAADAAALKGARFALSGAVPVVGGILSDAAETVLAGAGLIKNAVGVFGLFAVAGICLVPFLRVGVPYLLYKLTAAAVAPLADERLVRLIDGLSGAFGLILGMTGAAALLIFLSIVSAISGVGVL